The Ziziphus jujuba cultivar Dongzao chromosome 7, ASM3175591v1 genome includes a region encoding these proteins:
- the LOC107424306 gene encoding protein GRIP isoform X1 produces the protein MSTEGGNIGEIPENHMEDTLKPAEQNLSELHHGTNGNLPLEDGLCGGSPYSSEDRDQLEQMAMELTFQNEFLKSQFQGVKNFQLMSNVATEHRGSEQERAQKLQERIESLNKQLLEEKQTRSAAEEALKHLQTLYSEADAKAQELSEKLVEAEQKLNQEIKDREEKYSELDSKLNRLLKRAKHRIQEVQKEKDELGARFHDVSETAERAVSQQSALQQELERTRQQANEALKAMDAERQQLRSANNKLRDNIEELRHSLQPKESALEALQQTLLEKDQMLEDMKGLLEAAEEKRKASIAELSAKHQKNLESLEAQVADALSDRNKATETISSLQVLVAEKESKIAEMEAASSGEAARHRAAAESVKGELAHMKHEHEKEKESWEAAFQALKTKLEISESNCIRAEIEAAKMRSQLESEVSVKTQKLNARDVELAAAQQEINRLESEFSSYKIRAHALLQKKDAELAAAKDSEQVKALEEALKEAEKEATLAYAEKERALQELQDALANHDKELAERDAVISNANQQIKSLETKLDSVNRRHLSDKEAWEVNLHNLEETWRLRCDALRAQNEASSGEDLRKELEELKLRYKKLKDEHASFRDLADRMIEEKDREISRLVDDNKNLQRHLESRPPADQNDNYNTGMQKQDASLSASAAEQQILLLARQQAQREEELAQSQRHILALQEEIEELERENRLHSQQEAMLKAELRNMERSQKREGVDMTYLKNVVLKLLETGEVEALLPVIGMLLQFSPEEIQKCQQAYRTSAADVPSPSGDGSGSARSLFSRFSFS, from the exons ATGTCAACAGAGGGAGGCAATATTGGTGAAATTCCAGAGAATCATATGGAGGATACTTTGAAACCTGCAGAGCAAAATTTGTCTGAACTGCATCATGGGACCAATGGAAATCTTCCCTTGGAAGATGGACTATGTGGTGGCAGCCCATATTCAAGTGAGGATCGTGATCAGCTTGAACAAATGGCCATGGAATTAACATTTCAGAATGAGTTCTTGAAGTCCcaatttcaaggcgtcaaaaattTCCAACTGATGTCTAATGTAGCTACTGAACATAGAGGAAGTGAGCAGGAACGTGCACAAAAACTTCAGGAAAGGATAgaatctttaaataagcaacTTTTGGAAGAAAAGCAAACACGTAGTGCAGCAGAGGAGGCTTTGAAGCATCTTCAAACATTATACTCAGAGGCAGATGCAAAAGCCCAAGAACTCTCTGAAAAGCTTGTTGAAG CTGAACAGAAGttaaatcaagaaataaaaGACCGTGAAGAGAAGTACTCTGAGCTTGATTCAAAATTGAACCGGCTTCTCAAGCGAGCAAAACATCGTATTCAAGAGGTTCAAAAG gaaaaagatgaacttgGGGCCCGATTCCATGATGTAAGTGAAACGGCTGAACGAGCAGTATCCCAGCAATCAGCATTGCAGCAGGAGCTTGAGCGCACTAGGCAACAAGCAAATGAAGCATTGAAAGCAATGGATGCGGAGAGGCAACAATTAAGAAGTGCAAACAACAA ACTCCGAGACAACATTGAGGAATTGCGACATTCATTACAACCAAAAGAGAGTGCTCTTGAGGCATTGCAACAAACACTTTTGGAGAAGGATCAG ATGTTGGAAGATATGAAGGGATTACTGGAGGCTGCTGAGGAGAAAAGGAAAGCATCAATTGCTGAACTCTCTGCTAAACATCAGAAG AACTTGGAAAGTTTGGAAGCCCAGGTTGCTGATGCTTTATCTGACAGAAATAAAGCAACTGAAACTATTTCTTCACTGCAG GTGCTGGTTGCAGAGAAAGAGTCAAAGATTGCAGAGATGGAAGCAGCATCAAGTGGGGAAGCAGCACGGCATAGAGCTGCTGCTGAATCAGTTAAAGGGGAGCTCGCTCATATGAAGCATGAGCAT GAGAAAGAAAAGGAGAGCTGGGAGGCTGCATTCCAGGCACTCAAAACAAAGCTGGAAATTTCTGAAAGTAACTGTATACGTGCTGAAATTGAAGCAGCTAAAATGAGAA GCCAGCTGGAATCAGAAGTATCTGTGAAAACCCAAAAGTTAAATGCAAGAGATGTTGAACTAGCAGCTGCACAACAGGag ATCAACCGCTTAGAAAGTGAATTTTCTTCCTACAAAATCCGTGCACATGCACTTTTGCAAAAGAAGGATGCGGAACTAGCTGCAGCTAAAGACTCTGAGCAAGTGAAAGCTCTTGAGGAAGCACTTAAA GAAGCTGAAAAGGAAGCAACATTAGCATATGCTGAAAAGGAGAGAGCCCTTCAAGAGCTTCAGGATGCTTTGGCTAATCATGATAAAGAACTTGCCGAAAG AGATGCAGTTATTAGCAATGCCAACCAGCAGATCAAGAGCTTAGAAACAAAGCTTGATTCTGTTAATAGACGCCATTtatcagataaagaagcatGGGAAGTgaaccttcataacttggaagAAACATGGCGAT TAAGATGTGATGCATTAAGAGCTCAAAATGAAGCATCTTCTGGTGAAGATCTACGAAAAGAATTAGAGGAGCTCAAATTACGGTACAAGAAATTGAAG GATGAGCATGCTTCATTTCGTGATCTTGCTGATAGGATGATTGAGGAGAAGGACAGAGAAATTTCTAGACTTGTGGACGATAATAAGAATCTCCAAAGACATTTGGAATCAAGACCACCG GCTGATCAGAATGATAATTACAACACAG GCATGCAGAAACAGGATGCATCTTTAAGTGCCTCTGCAGCAGAACAACAGATCCTG CTGTTGGCAAGGCAACAAGCCCAGAGAGAGGAGGAGCTAGCACAGTCACAGCGGCATATTCTAGCACTTCAA GAAGAAATCGAAGAGCTAGAGCGTGAGAACCGTCTCCATAGCCAACAG GAAGCCATGTTGAAGGCTGAGCTTCGCAACATGGAAAGATCACAGAAGAGGGAAGGGGTAGATATGACATATTTGAAAAATGTTGTATTAAAGCTTTTGGAAACAG GTGAAGTGGAGGCTTTACTACCTGTAATTGGAATGCTTCTTCAATTTAGTCCTGAAGAG ATCCAGAAGTGTCAACAAGCCTACCGTACATCTGCTGCTGATGTTCCCAGCCCATCTGGTGATGGTTCAGGATCTGCTCGCTCACTCTTCTCAAGATTCTCATTTTCATAA
- the LOC107424304 gene encoding serine acetyltransferase 2 has protein sequence MACLSGGENWVSLPKMLSRRVSLTDDKQNGDDKPSFFSPQSMAYRLEKVFPVYALGFNSKPELDSDMSVSDSDDPIWDEVRREAKLEAEREPILSSFLYASILAHDCLEQALGFVLANRLQNPTLLATQLMDIFNDVMMRDTGIQRSIRLDVQAFKDRDPSCLSYCTALLYFKGYHSLQVHRVAHALWNQGRKVLALALQSRISEVFGVDIHPAAKIGEGILLDHGTGVVIGETAVVGNRVSLMQGVTLGGTGKEIGDRHPKVGDGALIGASANILGNIKIGQGAMIAAGSLVLKDVPAHSMVAGIPAKVIGYVDGNDPSLTMKHDATKDFFEYAAVNFRDARSTGGQVPGDRIKEGT, from the exons atggCCTGTCTCAGCGGCGGTGAGAACTGGGTCTCTCTCCCCAAAATGCTCTCCCGCCGCGTCTCTCTCACTGATGACAAACAGAACGGGGACGACAAGCCCAGCTTTTTCAGCCCCCAGTCTATGGCTTACCGGTTGGAGAAGGTTTTCCCGGTTTATGCATTGGGGTTTAATTCAAAGCCTGAGCTTGACTCCGATATGTCCGTTTCCGATTCGGATGACCCGATTTGGGACGAAGTCAGAAGGGAAGCCAAGTTGGAG GCAGAAAGGGAACCAATTTTGAGCAGCTTCTTGTATGCGAGTATACTGGCACATGATTGTTTAGAGCAAGCGTTGGGTTTTGTTCTTGCCAACAGACTTCAAAATCCTACCCTTTTGGCTACTCAACTCATGGATATATTTAATGATGTGATGATGCGTGATACAGGAATTCAACGTTCCATTCGCCTTGATGTCCAG GCTTTCAAGGACCGGGATCCTTCTTGTTTGTCATATTGTACAGCCCTGTTGTATTTTAAG GGATACCATTCTTTACAAGTACATCGAGTAGCTCATGCTTTGTGGAACCAAGGACGCAAAGTATTGGCCTTGGCATTACAAAGCCGAATTAGTGAG GTTTTTGGAGTGGACATACACCCag CTGCAAAAATTGGAGAAGGAATATTATTGGATCATGGAACAGGGGTCGTTATTGGTGAAACTGCTGTTGTGGGAAACAGAGTTTCATTGATGCAG GGTGTGACTCTGGGCGGAACTGGGAAAGAAATTGGTGATCGCCATCCAAAAGTTGGTGATGGTGCACTAATTGGAGCGAGTGCAAACATActtggaaatataaaaataggtCAAGGTGCCATGATAGCTGCCGGTTCCCTTGTGTTGAAAGATGTCCCTGCACACAG CATGGTGGCAGGAATACCAGCAAAGGTGATCGGATATGTAGATGGCAATGATCCCTCTTTAACCATGAAGCATG ATGCTACCAAAGACTTTTTTGAATACGCAGCAGTTAACTTCAGAGATGCGAGATCAACTG GAGGTCAGGTTCCAGGAGACAGAATCAAAGAGGGTACTTAG
- the LOC107424306 gene encoding protein GRIP isoform X3, with protein MSTEGGNIGEIPENHMEDTLKPAEQNLSELHHGTNGNLPLEDGLCGGSPYSSEDRDQLEQMAMELTFQNEFLKSQFQGVKNFQLMSNVATEHRGSEQERAQKLQERIESLNKQLLEEKQTRSAAEEALKHLQTLYSEADAKAQELSEKLVEAEQKLNQEIKDREEKYSELDSKLNRLLKRAKHRIQEVQKEKDELGARFHDVSETAERAVSQQSALQQELERTRQQANEALKAMDAERQQLRSANNKLRDNIEELRHSLQPKESALEALQQTLLEKDQMLEDMKGLLEAAEEKRKASIAELSAKHQKNLESLEAQVADALSDRNKATETISSLQVLVAEKESKIAEMEAASSGEAARHRAAAESVKGELAHMKHEHEKEKESWEAAFQALKTKLEISESNCIRAEIEAAKMRSQLESEVSVKTQKLNARDVELAAAQQEINRLESEFSSYKIRAHALLQKKDAELAAAKDSEQVKALEEALKEAEKEATLAYAEKERALQELQDALANHDKELAERDAVISNANQQIKSLETKLDSVNRRHLSDKEAWEVNLHNLEETWRLRCDALRAQNEASSGEDLRKELEELKLRYKKLKDEHASFRDLADRMIEEKDREISRLVDDNKNLQRHLESRPPACRNRMHL; from the exons ATGTCAACAGAGGGAGGCAATATTGGTGAAATTCCAGAGAATCATATGGAGGATACTTTGAAACCTGCAGAGCAAAATTTGTCTGAACTGCATCATGGGACCAATGGAAATCTTCCCTTGGAAGATGGACTATGTGGTGGCAGCCCATATTCAAGTGAGGATCGTGATCAGCTTGAACAAATGGCCATGGAATTAACATTTCAGAATGAGTTCTTGAAGTCCcaatttcaaggcgtcaaaaattTCCAACTGATGTCTAATGTAGCTACTGAACATAGAGGAAGTGAGCAGGAACGTGCACAAAAACTTCAGGAAAGGATAgaatctttaaataagcaacTTTTGGAAGAAAAGCAAACACGTAGTGCAGCAGAGGAGGCTTTGAAGCATCTTCAAACATTATACTCAGAGGCAGATGCAAAAGCCCAAGAACTCTCTGAAAAGCTTGTTGAAG CTGAACAGAAGttaaatcaagaaataaaaGACCGTGAAGAGAAGTACTCTGAGCTTGATTCAAAATTGAACCGGCTTCTCAAGCGAGCAAAACATCGTATTCAAGAGGTTCAAAAG gaaaaagatgaacttgGGGCCCGATTCCATGATGTAAGTGAAACGGCTGAACGAGCAGTATCCCAGCAATCAGCATTGCAGCAGGAGCTTGAGCGCACTAGGCAACAAGCAAATGAAGCATTGAAAGCAATGGATGCGGAGAGGCAACAATTAAGAAGTGCAAACAACAA ACTCCGAGACAACATTGAGGAATTGCGACATTCATTACAACCAAAAGAGAGTGCTCTTGAGGCATTGCAACAAACACTTTTGGAGAAGGATCAG ATGTTGGAAGATATGAAGGGATTACTGGAGGCTGCTGAGGAGAAAAGGAAAGCATCAATTGCTGAACTCTCTGCTAAACATCAGAAG AACTTGGAAAGTTTGGAAGCCCAGGTTGCTGATGCTTTATCTGACAGAAATAAAGCAACTGAAACTATTTCTTCACTGCAG GTGCTGGTTGCAGAGAAAGAGTCAAAGATTGCAGAGATGGAAGCAGCATCAAGTGGGGAAGCAGCACGGCATAGAGCTGCTGCTGAATCAGTTAAAGGGGAGCTCGCTCATATGAAGCATGAGCAT GAGAAAGAAAAGGAGAGCTGGGAGGCTGCATTCCAGGCACTCAAAACAAAGCTGGAAATTTCTGAAAGTAACTGTATACGTGCTGAAATTGAAGCAGCTAAAATGAGAA GCCAGCTGGAATCAGAAGTATCTGTGAAAACCCAAAAGTTAAATGCAAGAGATGTTGAACTAGCAGCTGCACAACAGGag ATCAACCGCTTAGAAAGTGAATTTTCTTCCTACAAAATCCGTGCACATGCACTTTTGCAAAAGAAGGATGCGGAACTAGCTGCAGCTAAAGACTCTGAGCAAGTGAAAGCTCTTGAGGAAGCACTTAAA GAAGCTGAAAAGGAAGCAACATTAGCATATGCTGAAAAGGAGAGAGCCCTTCAAGAGCTTCAGGATGCTTTGGCTAATCATGATAAAGAACTTGCCGAAAG AGATGCAGTTATTAGCAATGCCAACCAGCAGATCAAGAGCTTAGAAACAAAGCTTGATTCTGTTAATAGACGCCATTtatcagataaagaagcatGGGAAGTgaaccttcataacttggaagAAACATGGCGAT TAAGATGTGATGCATTAAGAGCTCAAAATGAAGCATCTTCTGGTGAAGATCTACGAAAAGAATTAGAGGAGCTCAAATTACGGTACAAGAAATTGAAG GATGAGCATGCTTCATTTCGTGATCTTGCTGATAGGATGATTGAGGAGAAGGACAGAGAAATTTCTAGACTTGTGGACGATAATAAGAATCTCCAAAGACATTTGGAATCAAGACCACCG GCATGCAGAAACAGGATGCATCTTTAA
- the LOC107424359 gene encoding phosphoserine aminotransferase 2, chloroplastic, translating to MAMATSPHSLLLQNPNRNLLKNPTPKPFNAFPTRTNLNPTTTTSKRISITCATTTQIQDRPPSPAQSQDRVFNFAAGPAILPENVLRKAQSELYNWRGSGMSVMEMSHRGKEFLSIIQKAESDLRALLDIPPEYAVLFLQGGATTQFAAIPLNLCKPDDPVDYIVTGSWGDKAFKEAQKFSKPNVIWSGKSEKYTKIPAFESLEQNPDAKYLHICANETIHGVEFKTYPTPKNQTGLLIADMSSNFCSKPVDVSKFGLIYAGAQKNVGPSGVTIVIIKKDLIGNAQEITPVMLDYKIHAENNSLYNTPPCFGIYMCGLVFEDLLEQGGLEEVEKKNKKKAEILYNAIDESKGFYKSPVEKSVRSLMNVPFTLEKSELEAEFLKEAAKEKMVQLKGHRSVGGMRASIYNAMPLTGVEKLVAFMKDFQARHA from the coding sequence ATGGCAATGGCAACTTCGCCTCATTCTCTCCTCCTCCAAAACCCAAACCGTAACCTTCTCAAAAACCCAACCCCCAAGCCCTTCAATGCCTTCCCTACGAGGACCAACCTCAACCCCACGACCACCACCTCTAAGCGCATCTCCATCACATGCGCCACCACAACCCAAATCCAAGATCGCCCACCCAGCCCCGCGCAGTCCCAAGATCGGGTTTTTAACTTCGCCGCCGGCCCTGCTATATTGCCCGAGAACGTCCTCAGGAAAGCCCAGTCGGAGCTCTACAACTGGCGCGGATCTGGCATGAGCGTCATGGAGATGAGCCATAGAGGCAAAGAGTTCCTCTCCATTATCCAAAAGGCCGAATCGGATCTCCGTGCCCTTTTGGATATTCCGCCCGAGTACGCCGTTTTGTTCCTCCAGGGTGGAGCCACCACCCAATTCGCCGCCATCCCTTTGAATCTCTGCAAACCCGATGACCCGGTTGATTATATCGTTACCGGGTCGTGGGGCGACAAGGCCTTCAAGGAGGCCCAGAAGTTTAGTAAACCCAACGTGATCTGGTCCGGTAAATCCGAAAAGTACACCAAAATCCCAGCTTTCGAATCATTGGAGCAGAACCCAGATGCCAAGTATTTGCATATTTGCGCCAACGAGACTATTCACGGTGTTGAATTCAAGACCTACCCAACTCCCAAAAACCAGACCGGCCTTCTGATCGCCGACATGTCGTCGAATTTCTGCTCAAAGCCCGTTGATGTCTCTAAGTTCGGTTTGATCTATGCTGGTGCTCAGAAGAACGTCGGGCCATCAGGGGTCACCATTGTGATAATTAAGAAGGATCTGATTGGGAACGCTCAAGAAATCACCCCTGTGATGCTGGACTACAAGATTCACGCTGAGAACAACTCACTGTATAACACCCCTCCCTGTTTCGGAATCTATATGTGTGGGTTGGTGTTTGAGGACTTGTTGGAACAGGGTGGTCTGGAGGAGGttgagaagaagaacaagaagaaggcTGAAATCCTTTACAACGCCATTGATGAGAGCAAAGGGTTTTACAAGAGCCCAGTTGAGAAGTCAGTGAGGTCGCTGATGAATGTTCCATTCACTTTGGAAAAGTCAGAGCTGGAGGCAGAGTTTTTGAAAGAGGCTGCGAAGGAGAAGATGGTACAGCTCAAGGGGCATAGGTCAGTGGGAGGCATGCGAGCTTCTATATACAATGCCATGCCTTTGACTGGTGTTGAAAAGTTGGTTGCTTTCATGAAAGATTTCCAGGCCAGGCATGCTTGA
- the LOC107424322 gene encoding G2/mitotic-specific cyclin-2: protein MDKQMVVSDENNLNLNRPTNFQGVVEMGNKKFGQEIRHNRRILGVINQSLIGGQSYPCVVNKRSFPDRHEFCEKKQADPVHRPITRKFAAQIASSQQPRVEESKKPNSSASGPSTFGDCIFIDEECKPPADQPVPMFLEQTEAAPDETDDMEEVEMEDIVEEPILDIDGSDRKNPLAVVDYIEDLYAYYRKMEGIGCVSPNYMSQQFDINEKMRAILIDWLVEVHDKFELMKETLFLTVNLIDRFLSKQSVVRKKLQLVGLVAMLLACKYEEVSVPVVGDLILISDKAYTRKEVLEMETFMLNTLQFNMSVPTPYVFIQRFLKAAQSDKKLESLSFFLIELSLVEYEMLKFPPSLLAAAAVYAAQCTLYGFKQWSRTCEWHSSYSEDQLLECSRLMVGLHQKAATGKLTGVHRKYYTSKFGYTSKCEPAHFLLQTQL, encoded by the exons ATGGATAAACAAATGGTTGTTTCTGACGAGAACAATCTTAATCTTAACAGACCCACAAACTTTCAGG GAGTTGTAGAGATGGGGAACAAGAAGTTTGGGCAGGAGATTAGACACAACAGGAGGATTTTAGGTGTCATAAATCAGAGTTTAATTGGAGGTCAATCATACCCTTGTGTGGTTAACAAGAGAAGCTTCCCAGA TAGGCATGAATTCTGTGAGAAGAAGCAGGCAGATCCAGTTCACAGACCAATTACAAG gAAGTTCGCTGCACAAATTGCAAGCTCCCAACAACCTCGCGTTGAG GAATCAAAGAAGCCAAATTCATCAGCCTCGGGCCCAAGTACATTTGGGGATTGTATTTTCATAGATGAAGAATGCAAACCACCTGCAGATCAGCCAGTGCCCATGTTCTTAGAACAAACAGAAGCCGCGCCTGATGAAACAGATGATATG gaGGAAGTAGAGATGGAGGATATTGTGGAAGAACCCATTTTGGATATTGATGGCTCCGACCGAAAGAATCCACTCGCAGTTGTAGATTATATTGAGGATCTTTATGCTTACTATAGAAAAATGGAG GGTATTGGCTGTGTTTCACCTAACTATATGTCCCAACAATTTGACATTAATGAGAAGATGAGAGCCATACTGATTGACTGGCTTGTTGAG GTGCATGACAAGTTTGAACTCATGAAGGAGACATTGTTTCTGACGGTTAATCTTATTGATAGATTTTTGTCCAAGCAATCAGTTGTAAGAAAGAAGCTTCAGTTGGTTGGTCTGGTTGCCATGCTTCTAGCATGCAAGTATGAGGAAGTTTCAGTTCCAGTTGTAGGGGATCTAATTCTTATATCAGATAAGGCTTACACAAGGAAAGAAGTTTTGGAAATG GAGACTTTTATGCTCAACACATTGCAGTTTAACATGTCAGTTCCAACACCTTATGTTTTCATTCAAAGGTTCCTTAAGGCTGCTCAATCGGACAAAAAG CTTGAATCACTATCATTTTTCTTGATCGAGCTTTCCTTGGTTGAGTATGAGATGCTCAAGTTTCCACCATCTTTATTAGCTGCCGCAGCAGTCTATGCTGCTCAATGTACACTTTATGGGTTCAAGCAATGGAGTAGGACCTGTGAGTGGCATTCCAGCTACTCAGAAGATCAGCTCTT GGAATGCTCAAGATTGATGGTTGGTTTACACCAAAAGGCAGCAACGGGAAAATTGACAGGGGTACACAGGAAGTATTATACATCTAAGTTTGGCTACACTTCAAAATGTGAACCAGCACATTTTCTCTTACAGACCCAACTATAA
- the LOC107424306 gene encoding protein GRIP isoform X2, whose protein sequence is MQKPKNSLKSLLKKLNQEIKDREEKYSELDSKLNRLLKRAKHRIQEVQKEKDELGARFHDVSETAERAVSQQSALQQELERTRQQANEALKAMDAERQQLRSANNKLRDNIEELRHSLQPKESALEALQQTLLEKDQMLEDMKGLLEAAEEKRKASIAELSAKHQKNLESLEAQVADALSDRNKATETISSLQVLVAEKESKIAEMEAASSGEAARHRAAAESVKGELAHMKHEHEKEKESWEAAFQALKTKLEISESNCIRAEIEAAKMRSQLESEVSVKTQKLNARDVELAAAQQEINRLESEFSSYKIRAHALLQKKDAELAAAKDSEQVKALEEALKEAEKEATLAYAEKERALQELQDALANHDKELAERDAVISNANQQIKSLETKLDSVNRRHLSDKEAWEVNLHNLEETWRLRCDALRAQNEASSGEDLRKELEELKLRYKKLKDEHASFRDLADRMIEEKDREISRLVDDNKNLQRHLESRPPADQNDNYNTGMQKQDASLSASAAEQQILLLARQQAQREEELAQSQRHILALQEEIEELERENRLHSQQEAMLKAELRNMERSQKREGVDMTYLKNVVLKLLETGEVEALLPVIGMLLQFSPEEIQKCQQAYRTSAADVPSPSGDGSGSARSLFSRFSFS, encoded by the exons ATGCAAAAGCCCAAGAACTCTCTGAAAAGCTTGTTGAAG AAGttaaatcaagaaataaaaGACCGTGAAGAGAAGTACTCTGAGCTTGATTCAAAATTGAACCGGCTTCTCAAGCGAGCAAAACATCGTATTCAAGAGGTTCAAAAG gaaaaagatgaacttgGGGCCCGATTCCATGATGTAAGTGAAACGGCTGAACGAGCAGTATCCCAGCAATCAGCATTGCAGCAGGAGCTTGAGCGCACTAGGCAACAAGCAAATGAAGCATTGAAAGCAATGGATGCGGAGAGGCAACAATTAAGAAGTGCAAACAACAA ACTCCGAGACAACATTGAGGAATTGCGACATTCATTACAACCAAAAGAGAGTGCTCTTGAGGCATTGCAACAAACACTTTTGGAGAAGGATCAG ATGTTGGAAGATATGAAGGGATTACTGGAGGCTGCTGAGGAGAAAAGGAAAGCATCAATTGCTGAACTCTCTGCTAAACATCAGAAG AACTTGGAAAGTTTGGAAGCCCAGGTTGCTGATGCTTTATCTGACAGAAATAAAGCAACTGAAACTATTTCTTCACTGCAG GTGCTGGTTGCAGAGAAAGAGTCAAAGATTGCAGAGATGGAAGCAGCATCAAGTGGGGAAGCAGCACGGCATAGAGCTGCTGCTGAATCAGTTAAAGGGGAGCTCGCTCATATGAAGCATGAGCAT GAGAAAGAAAAGGAGAGCTGGGAGGCTGCATTCCAGGCACTCAAAACAAAGCTGGAAATTTCTGAAAGTAACTGTATACGTGCTGAAATTGAAGCAGCTAAAATGAGAA GCCAGCTGGAATCAGAAGTATCTGTGAAAACCCAAAAGTTAAATGCAAGAGATGTTGAACTAGCAGCTGCACAACAGGag ATCAACCGCTTAGAAAGTGAATTTTCTTCCTACAAAATCCGTGCACATGCACTTTTGCAAAAGAAGGATGCGGAACTAGCTGCAGCTAAAGACTCTGAGCAAGTGAAAGCTCTTGAGGAAGCACTTAAA GAAGCTGAAAAGGAAGCAACATTAGCATATGCTGAAAAGGAGAGAGCCCTTCAAGAGCTTCAGGATGCTTTGGCTAATCATGATAAAGAACTTGCCGAAAG AGATGCAGTTATTAGCAATGCCAACCAGCAGATCAAGAGCTTAGAAACAAAGCTTGATTCTGTTAATAGACGCCATTtatcagataaagaagcatGGGAAGTgaaccttcataacttggaagAAACATGGCGAT TAAGATGTGATGCATTAAGAGCTCAAAATGAAGCATCTTCTGGTGAAGATCTACGAAAAGAATTAGAGGAGCTCAAATTACGGTACAAGAAATTGAAG GATGAGCATGCTTCATTTCGTGATCTTGCTGATAGGATGATTGAGGAGAAGGACAGAGAAATTTCTAGACTTGTGGACGATAATAAGAATCTCCAAAGACATTTGGAATCAAGACCACCG GCTGATCAGAATGATAATTACAACACAG GCATGCAGAAACAGGATGCATCTTTAAGTGCCTCTGCAGCAGAACAACAGATCCTG CTGTTGGCAAGGCAACAAGCCCAGAGAGAGGAGGAGCTAGCACAGTCACAGCGGCATATTCTAGCACTTCAA GAAGAAATCGAAGAGCTAGAGCGTGAGAACCGTCTCCATAGCCAACAG GAAGCCATGTTGAAGGCTGAGCTTCGCAACATGGAAAGATCACAGAAGAGGGAAGGGGTAGATATGACATATTTGAAAAATGTTGTATTAAAGCTTTTGGAAACAG GTGAAGTGGAGGCTTTACTACCTGTAATTGGAATGCTTCTTCAATTTAGTCCTGAAGAG ATCCAGAAGTGTCAACAAGCCTACCGTACATCTGCTGCTGATGTTCCCAGCCCATCTGGTGATGGTTCAGGATCTGCTCGCTCACTCTTCTCAAGATTCTCATTTTCATAA